A genomic stretch from Sphingomonas sp. HDW15A includes:
- a CDS encoding DASS family sodium-coupled anion symporter, with the protein MAQRIGLWGGLMAFALMLALPPPGGMPQPAWATCAIVVLMATWWMTQALPLTATALIPFLAFPLLGIMTATDTAGAYYSPILFLVLGGAMIALAIERVGLHRRLALSIIRRGGHTPGAMLFAFLAATAIISLIVSNTATTLIMIPIAVAIIRAAEIPEGETNGFAGALAMGIAFSASIGGLGTLVGSPTNAISAGIIEKATGLRITFLDWAMFGIPLVIIAIPLCWLILMKVQKVRSTDFHPEKALAAIGDAGKWSIAEKRLVPLIAVVLAAWIALPFVTPLLPKDSLTDGTIAIAAALVLFVIPDGSGRALLNWDEANRAPWGVIMMFGGGLALAAGMGESGLGDWLGVALQPLKSVHPLIVALVLVALVIVITEFASNVAAASAIIPVVAGVIAATGVDPILLALPAAWAASWGFMLPSGTGPNAIAWATGHIALPRMLKAGLLLDLAGIPLMVGTVWAIASVS; encoded by the coding sequence ATGGCGCAGCGGATCGGGCTTTGGGGCGGGCTGATGGCATTTGCGCTGATGCTGGCGCTTCCGCCGCCGGGTGGCATGCCGCAACCGGCCTGGGCGACATGCGCCATCGTCGTGCTGATGGCGACCTGGTGGATGACGCAGGCGCTGCCGCTGACGGCGACCGCGCTGATCCCGTTCCTGGCCTTCCCGCTGCTCGGCATCATGACCGCCACCGACACCGCAGGTGCTTACTATTCGCCGATCCTGTTCCTGGTGCTCGGCGGGGCGATGATCGCGCTGGCGATCGAGCGGGTCGGGCTTCACCGCCGGCTGGCCCTGAGCATCATCCGCCGCGGCGGGCACACGCCTGGCGCGATGCTGTTCGCTTTCCTTGCGGCGACCGCGATCATCTCCCTAATCGTCAGCAACACCGCGACGACGCTGATCATGATCCCCATCGCCGTGGCGATCATAAGGGCCGCCGAAATTCCGGAAGGCGAGACCAACGGCTTCGCCGGAGCGCTGGCGATGGGCATCGCTTTCTCCGCGTCGATCGGCGGACTTGGGACGCTGGTCGGATCCCCGACCAACGCCATCTCAGCCGGAATCATCGAGAAAGCGACGGGCCTCAGGATCACCTTCCTCGACTGGGCGATGTTCGGCATACCGCTGGTAATCATCGCCATACCCTTGTGTTGGCTGATCCTGATGAAAGTGCAAAAGGTCCGGTCGACCGACTTTCACCCTGAAAAGGCGCTCGCCGCGATCGGCGACGCCGGAAAGTGGAGCATCGCCGAGAAACGGCTGGTGCCGCTGATCGCCGTGGTTCTGGCAGCTTGGATCGCGCTGCCGTTCGTTACCCCGTTGCTGCCCAAGGATTCGCTGACCGACGGGACGATCGCCATCGCCGCAGCGCTGGTCCTGTTCGTCATTCCCGACGGAAGCGGGCGCGCGCTGCTCAACTGGGACGAGGCCAATCGCGCGCCGTGGGGCGTGATCATGATGTTCGGCGGCGGGCTGGCGCTGGCGGCGGGGATGGGGGAATCCGGGCTTGGCGACTGGCTGGGCGTGGCGCTTCAGCCGCTGAAATCCGTACACCCGTTGATCGTTGCGTTGGTGCTGGTGGCGCTGGTGATCGTCATCACCGAATTCGCCTCCAACGTCGCCGCCGCGAGCGCGATCATCCCGGTCGTCGCCGGTGTCATCGCAGCGACGGGAGTTGACCCGATCCTGCTCGCCCTACCTGCCGCCTGGGCGGCAAGCTGGGGCTTCATGCTGCCAAGCGGAACCGGGCCCAATGCGATCGCCTGGGCGACCGGGCACATCGCTCTGCCGCGAATGCTGAAGGCCGGACTGCTGCTCGACCTTGCCGGTATACCGCTGATGGTCGGGACGGTTTGGGCGATCGCTTCCGTCAGTTGA
- a CDS encoding cystathionine gamma-synthase family protein yields MTDTPSHSRKPKNPERYIGNHRLDPATLMMGHGFDPSLSEGSLKPPIFLTSTFVFETAADGKRFFEGITGKSDGSGKAEGLVYSRFNGPNQEILEDRLAVWEDAEAALSFSSGMTAITTLVLALANQNDVIVHSGPLYAATESVIDKIMARFGVQYVDFPAGASREELDAVMAKAKAMAAEKGGKVAMIYLESPANPTNALVDVEAVHAARGAAFGSGELPPIAIDNTFLGPLWAKPLQQGADVSVYSLTKYVGGHSDLVAGALVGSKTVLDKVRLIRNPMGGICDPNTAWMLMRSLETLELRMSRAGENAEKVCAFLRDHPKVEKVGYLGFLELGSRQKDIYDRHCSGAGSTFSLYLKGGEAEAFRFLDALRIAKLAVSLGGTETLASAPAAMTHLSVPDERKAALGISDNLVRISIGVEKAEDLIADFANALDAV; encoded by the coding sequence ATGACCGATACGCCTTCCCATTCGCGCAAGCCCAAGAACCCCGAGCGCTATATCGGCAATCACCGGCTCGACCCGGCGACATTAATGATGGGCCACGGCTTCGATCCGTCCCTGAGCGAGGGAAGCCTGAAGCCGCCGATCTTCCTGACCAGCACCTTCGTTTTCGAGACGGCAGCCGACGGCAAGCGCTTCTTCGAAGGAATTACCGGCAAGAGCGACGGCAGCGGCAAGGCGGAGGGCCTGGTCTATTCGCGCTTCAACGGGCCGAACCAGGAGATCCTCGAAGACCGGCTGGCGGTTTGGGAAGACGCGGAAGCCGCCCTCTCCTTCTCCAGCGGCATGACCGCAATCACCACCCTGGTCCTCGCGCTCGCCAACCAGAATGACGTGATCGTCCATTCTGGCCCGCTCTATGCGGCGACGGAAAGCGTCATCGACAAGATTATGGCGCGGTTCGGAGTCCAATATGTCGACTTCCCGGCCGGCGCCTCCCGCGAGGAATTGGACGCGGTAATGGCCAAGGCCAAGGCGATGGCCGCCGAAAAGGGCGGCAAGGTAGCGATGATCTACCTCGAGAGCCCGGCCAACCCGACGAACGCACTGGTCGACGTCGAGGCGGTCCATGCCGCGCGCGGTGCGGCGTTCGGTAGTGGTGAGCTGCCGCCAATCGCCATCGACAACACCTTCCTCGGGCCGCTGTGGGCCAAGCCGCTCCAGCAAGGCGCGGACGTCTCGGTCTACAGTCTCACCAAATATGTCGGCGGGCACAGCGATCTGGTAGCCGGGGCGCTGGTCGGTTCGAAGACGGTGCTCGACAAGGTCCGCCTCATCCGCAACCCGATGGGCGGAATTTGCGACCCCAATACGGCGTGGATGCTGATGCGCAGCCTCGAGACCCTGGAGCTGCGGATGAGCCGCGCCGGCGAGAATGCCGAGAAGGTTTGTGCCTTTCTGAGGGACCATCCCAAGGTCGAGAAGGTCGGATATCTCGGCTTCCTCGAGCTCGGATCGCGCCAGAAGGACATTTACGACCGTCACTGCAGCGGCGCGGGATCGACCTTCTCACTCTATTTGAAGGGCGGCGAAGCCGAAGCCTTCCGCTTCCTCGATGCGCTCCGGATCGCCAAGCTGGCGGTGAGCCTTGGCGGCACCGAGACCCTGGCCAGCGCGCCTGCAGCCATGACGCATTTGTCGGTACCGGACGAGCGCAAGGCGGCGTTGGGGATCAGCGACAACCTGGTGCGAATCTCGATCGGCGTCGAGAAGGCTGAGGACCTGATCGCCGACTTCGCCAACGCGCTGGACGCGGTCTAG
- a CDS encoding HAD-IB family hydrolase — MIDLAIYDMDRTVTRHATWTPFLLHCAARRAPWRLVFLPLVILSMLAYVLKLIDRGRLKEINHRLLLGGVTDQHVLEPLVNSFAARTVAGNVRPGAREAIARDKAEGRRVVMATASYRFYAAAIAERLGFDDCIGTNSVLGLDAQVHAKIDGENCYGPVKLRMIERWLSAEGLTRAHVRFYSDHASDAPVFEWADEAVAVNPHDRLLRLAADRKWAIEDWG; from the coding sequence ATGATCGATCTCGCAATTTACGACATGGACCGGACGGTGACGCGCCATGCGACGTGGACGCCTTTCCTCCTCCATTGCGCGGCGCGCAGGGCGCCATGGCGCCTCGTCTTCCTGCCGCTCGTGATCCTGTCGATGCTGGCCTATGTCCTGAAGCTCATCGACCGCGGACGCCTCAAGGAGATCAACCACCGGCTGCTGCTGGGCGGCGTTACCGATCAACATGTCCTTGAACCATTGGTCAATAGCTTCGCGGCCCGCACCGTCGCGGGCAATGTCCGTCCAGGTGCGCGGGAAGCGATCGCGCGCGACAAGGCGGAGGGTCGCCGGGTCGTCATGGCCACCGCAAGCTATCGTTTTTACGCCGCCGCCATTGCCGAACGCCTAGGGTTCGACGACTGCATCGGCACCAACTCGGTGCTCGGGCTCGACGCCCAAGTCCACGCCAAGATCGACGGCGAGAATTGCTACGGCCCGGTCAAGCTTCGGATGATCGAGCGCTGGCTTTCGGCCGAGGGACTGACGCGCGCCCACGTCCGCTTTTATTCCGATCACGCCAGCGATGCGCCGGTGTTCGAATGGGCCGACGAAGCGGTGGCCGTGAACCCGCACGACCGGCTGCTGCGGCTCGCTGCGGACCGGAAGTGGGCGATTGAGGACTGGGGCTAG
- a CDS encoding nucleotidyltransferase family protein, protein MTSCQYTALLLAGVRPGGDPFAEQHGVPAKALIPVAGEPMIARPVRALLESPQIGAVRILTQRPDLLGEAVPCDARVTFGTSGATIAATLEDILADPATTFPLLVTTADHALLTPAMIGDFCEQAAGADIAVGVVERKALMARLPHSIRTWIALKGGAYSGANLFALGSPASARAVALWREVEQDRKKGWKLLAALGLPGLLGLLRLRRLDQVITAIGRRLGIEARAVVIDDALAAVDVDKPADLALAEAIIQGRA, encoded by the coding sequence TTGACCTCCTGCCAATACACCGCGTTGCTGCTGGCCGGGGTCCGGCCGGGCGGCGATCCTTTCGCCGAGCAGCATGGCGTTCCTGCCAAGGCGCTCATCCCGGTCGCGGGCGAGCCGATGATCGCTCGTCCCGTTCGGGCTCTGCTCGAAAGTCCGCAAATCGGCGCCGTTCGAATCCTGACGCAGCGGCCGGACCTTCTTGGCGAAGCGGTGCCGTGCGATGCGCGAGTCACGTTCGGGACTAGTGGGGCGACCATCGCCGCTACCCTGGAAGATATCCTCGCCGATCCGGCGACAACTTTTCCCTTGCTGGTCACCACCGCCGACCATGCGCTCCTCACACCGGCGATGATCGGCGACTTCTGCGAACAGGCTGCCGGCGCGGACATCGCTGTCGGCGTGGTCGAGCGGAAAGCGCTGATGGCGCGCCTGCCGCATAGCATCCGCACCTGGATCGCGCTGAAGGGTGGCGCTTATTCGGGAGCCAACCTGTTCGCCTTGGGTTCCCCAGCTTCCGCGCGAGCCGTCGCCCTTTGGCGCGAGGTCGAGCAGGACCGCAAGAAGGGCTGGAAGCTGCTTGCCGCGCTCGGCCTGCCAGGGTTGCTCGGACTGCTTCGCCTCCGCCGTCTCGACCAGGTAATTACGGCTATCGGCCGCCGGCTGGGTATCGAAGCGCGGGCGGTTGTGATTGACGATGCGCTCGCGGCCGTCGATGTCGACAAGCCGGCCGACCTCGCGCTAGCGGAGGCGATTATCCAGGGGCGCGCATGA
- a CDS encoding CDP-alcohol phosphatidyltransferase family protein yields MSASVTSSAQPSFFPVGDNPARVFGLDARTRAQRLAVKAGLQPADSARPGQAAILADLDFTWDPAWLKAIAGRPGTVLTLGNRAVLANVAPHQDPARIVAAMQSGSPCDCGGFERMAAESAELSYHELRKRDRPFVLPLDESNARVVEKAAYDASYKGVTDALTLYLWRGLAFHLTRWAAQVGMTPNQITLVGALLCAATFFLFMGGHYWSGMATGFGFMVLDTVDGKLARCTGQSSWWGNIFDHGIDLVHPPFWWWAWAEGLNYHDDPFERVYELLIVGAIVFGYVAQRFIEGVFMRRYGMHIHVWQKIDSQFRLITARRNPNMVILLASLVFNRPDMGLELVALWTMISLIFHAVRMAQANARAERGAKLASWLA; encoded by the coding sequence ATGTCCGCATCCGTCACCTCGAGCGCTCAGCCGTCATTCTTCCCCGTCGGCGACAATCCTGCACGGGTATTCGGGCTGGACGCGCGAACCCGGGCGCAGCGGCTGGCGGTCAAGGCGGGCCTGCAGCCGGCCGACAGCGCCCGTCCGGGTCAGGCGGCGATCCTTGCGGACCTCGACTTCACCTGGGACCCGGCATGGCTGAAAGCGATCGCCGGAAGGCCGGGGACGGTCCTCACCCTTGGGAATCGCGCCGTTCTCGCCAACGTCGCTCCGCACCAGGATCCGGCTCGGATCGTCGCGGCCATGCAATCCGGCTCACCGTGCGATTGCGGCGGCTTCGAACGGATGGCGGCGGAAAGCGCCGAGCTTAGCTATCATGAACTTCGCAAGCGGGACCGGCCATTCGTGCTCCCGCTCGATGAAAGCAATGCGCGCGTTGTCGAGAAGGCGGCCTACGATGCAAGCTACAAGGGCGTCACCGACGCGCTGACGCTCTACCTTTGGCGTGGCCTCGCCTTTCACCTGACGCGTTGGGCCGCACAGGTGGGGATGACGCCGAACCAGATCACGCTGGTCGGCGCGCTGCTTTGCGCCGCGACCTTCTTCCTGTTCATGGGTGGCCACTACTGGTCCGGAATGGCGACCGGCTTCGGCTTCATGGTGCTCGACACCGTCGACGGCAAGCTCGCCCGCTGTACCGGCCAGTCGAGCTGGTGGGGCAATATCTTCGATCACGGCATCGACCTCGTCCACCCGCCCTTCTGGTGGTGGGCCTGGGCGGAGGGCCTCAACTATCACGATGACCCGTTCGAGCGGGTTTACGAGCTGTTGATCGTCGGCGCGATCGTCTTCGGCTATGTCGCCCAGCGCTTCATCGAAGGCGTCTTCATGAGGCGCTACGGTATGCACATCCACGTCTGGCAGAAGATCGATAGCCAGTTCCGCCTCATCACTGCCCGGCGCAATCCGAACATGGTCATCCTGCTTGCAAGCCTGGTCTTCAACCGGCCGGACATGGGGCTGGAGCTGGTTGCCCTCTGGACGATGATCAGCCTGATTTTCCACGCCGTGCGGATGGCACAGGCTAACGCCCGGGCGGAACGCGGGGCGAAGCTGGCCAGCTGGCTGGCTTGA
- a CDS encoding MlaE family lipid ABC transporter permease subunit, with protein sequence MAGTATMDGAADDSNCYRVQGALTILRAATTEREIAAMDDGMTIDLSDVERMDTVGAWLVYRATRDRGAKIVGASEKITGLLEQVAEADQPVRVIPEERGGIMGLVEEVGEAVIETGRTFRGLVGFLGATLIGFYNVAKRPTKRFRLNAVVQRFDLVGVRALGIIGLMSFLIGIVIGQQGAVQLEAFGAEVYTINLIGRITTRELGTLMTAIMVAGRSGSAFAAQLGTMKLTEEIDAMRTIGVSPVEALVVPRMMAAVVMMPLLSFYAMIMAILGGGIFTWIALDIPPLTFIQRLREVTPMTDLWVGLIKAPVFGFIIALVGCFQGMQVEGDAEQVGLKTTAAVVQAIFLVIVLDAVFAVFFSSIGWI encoded by the coding sequence ATGGCGGGCACGGCAACGATGGACGGGGCAGCGGACGATAGCAATTGCTATCGCGTCCAAGGCGCGCTGACCATCCTTCGCGCGGCCACGACCGAGCGCGAAATCGCCGCCATGGACGACGGCATGACGATCGACCTGAGCGATGTCGAGCGTATGGACACGGTCGGCGCCTGGCTTGTCTATCGCGCGACGCGCGACCGCGGCGCCAAGATTGTCGGGGCAAGCGAGAAGATCACGGGGCTGCTCGAGCAAGTCGCCGAAGCCGACCAGCCTGTCAGAGTCATCCCCGAGGAGCGGGGCGGCATCATGGGCCTGGTCGAGGAAGTCGGCGAGGCGGTTATAGAAACAGGCCGGACATTCCGAGGCCTGGTCGGCTTCCTCGGCGCGACGCTGATCGGCTTCTACAACGTCGCCAAACGACCGACGAAGCGGTTCCGGCTCAACGCCGTCGTCCAGCGCTTCGACCTCGTCGGGGTTCGCGCGCTCGGAATCATCGGCCTGATGAGCTTCCTCATCGGCATCGTCATCGGCCAGCAGGGGGCAGTCCAGCTCGAAGCGTTCGGCGCCGAGGTCTACACCATCAACCTGATCGGCCGAATCACGACACGTGAGCTCGGCACGCTGATGACGGCGATCATGGTTGCCGGCCGTTCGGGCAGCGCTTTCGCGGCGCAGCTGGGCACCATGAAGCTGACCGAGGAAATCGACGCCATGCGCACCATCGGCGTGTCGCCGGTCGAAGCCCTGGTCGTGCCGCGCATGATGGCAGCGGTGGTGATGATGCCGCTGCTATCCTTCTACGCGATGATCATGGCGATCCTTGGCGGCGGGATCTTCACCTGGATCGCCCTGGACATTCCACCGCTGACCTTCATCCAGAGGCTTCGCGAAGTCACGCCGATGACCGACCTGTGGGTCGGCCTCATCAAGGCGCCCGTCTTCGGATTCATCATCGCGCTGGTCGGCTGCTTCCAAGGCATGCAGGTTGAGGGCGATGCCGAGCAGGTTGGCCTTAAGACAACGGCCGCCGTGGTCCAGGCGATCTTCCTGGTCATCGTGCTCGACGCGGTATTCGCCGTGTTCTTCAGCTCGATCGGCTGGATATGA
- a CDS encoding ABC transporter ATP-binding protein yields the protein MSKISPTLPEGEDAVISIRGLRNAFGEQVIHENLDFDVRRGEIIGVVGGSGTGKSVLMRSIIGLQTPDEGTIEVLGEDMVGRDEDEAKNIRRRWGVLFQAGALFSTLTVAENVEVPLREYFHMSTQLMDEIASYKIAMAGLPANAGPKYPSELSGGMIKRAGLARALALDPELLFLDEPTAGLDPISAQNFDELILSLRSKLDLTVFLITHDLDTLYAICDRVAVLADKKVIAAGTIEQLLALDHPWIQEYFNGPRGRAAAAA from the coding sequence ATGAGCAAGATCAGCCCGACACTGCCCGAAGGCGAGGACGCGGTCATCTCGATCCGCGGCCTCCGAAACGCCTTCGGCGAACAGGTCATTCACGAAAATCTCGATTTCGACGTTCGCCGGGGCGAAATCATCGGCGTGGTCGGCGGCTCGGGCACCGGCAAGTCGGTGCTGATGCGTTCGATCATCGGGCTCCAGACTCCGGACGAGGGCACAATCGAAGTGCTGGGCGAAGACATGGTCGGCCGCGACGAGGACGAGGCGAAGAACATCCGCCGCCGCTGGGGCGTATTGTTTCAGGCCGGTGCGCTATTCTCGACGTTGACCGTGGCGGAGAATGTCGAAGTTCCGCTGCGCGAATATTTCCACATGTCGACGCAGTTGATGGACGAGATCGCCAGCTACAAGATCGCGATGGCCGGCCTGCCAGCAAACGCCGGACCGAAATATCCGTCGGAACTGTCGGGCGGAATGATCAAGCGCGCCGGCCTCGCCAGGGCGCTGGCGCTGGACCCGGAGCTATTGTTCCTCGACGAGCCGACCGCGGGCCTCGACCCGATTTCGGCGCAGAATTTCGATGAGCTCATCCTGTCGCTCCGGAGCAAGCTGGACCTTACGGTGTTCCTCATCACCCACGACCTCGACACGCTTTACGCGATCTGCGACCGGGTGGCCGTGCTGGCGGACAAAAAGGTCATCGCCGCAGGGACGATTGAACAATTGCTGGCTTTGGACCATCCTTGGATTCAAGAATATTTTAACGGACCGCGCGGACGTGCGGCTGCGGCGGCGTAA